From one Leifsonia soli genomic stretch:
- a CDS encoding SagB/ThcOx family dehydrogenase, protein MNDTFRPLPRPRLDDPAENFLVASKMSGLVSASYSEAYGYEFATDTEALGRFGIPSTIEGRGQRTVSTCKHVSSPMPLVDALRLRSSASAFAPEQSIPQGSLFRILDESVGISSEFGRGTPSPGKLYPLDFFVIVLNVDGLEPGFYGYDTFRRELVAMAISAPPREWLHGVLAYQRLAETAAFHVFVAASFDRVRVKYGQRSYRFALLEAGHSIQSMILLAVAENLASCSVGGYFDQMVDDELGLNGIDQTVIHGASFGRPQVTRVSD, encoded by the coding sequence ATGAACGACACCTTTCGTCCTTTGCCTCGGCCCCGGCTTGACGACCCTGCTGAGAATTTTCTCGTCGCCTCCAAAATGAGCGGCCTGGTCAGCGCATCGTACTCGGAAGCGTACGGGTACGAATTCGCCACTGACACCGAGGCCCTCGGACGTTTTGGAATCCCGTCAACGATCGAAGGGCGCGGCCAACGGACAGTGTCGACTTGCAAGCACGTGTCGTCACCGATGCCTCTCGTTGACGCGCTTCGCCTGCGGAGTTCGGCCAGCGCCTTCGCGCCCGAGCAATCGATTCCTCAAGGCTCCCTCTTCCGCATCCTGGATGAGTCTGTCGGCATAAGTAGCGAATTCGGCCGAGGGACGCCATCGCCTGGCAAGCTCTACCCGCTTGACTTCTTCGTGATCGTTCTGAATGTCGACGGACTTGAACCGGGCTTCTATGGCTACGACACCTTCCGTCGAGAACTGGTCGCGATGGCCATCTCCGCGCCGCCGAGGGAGTGGCTCCATGGAGTGCTTGCGTACCAACGGCTGGCCGAAACTGCCGCGTTCCATGTTTTCGTGGCCGCCTCGTTCGATCGGGTGCGCGTGAAGTACGGACAGCGGTCCTATCGCTTCGCACTTTTGGAAGCCGGGCACTCGATCCAGAGCATGATTCTGCTCGCCGTTGCCGAGAACCTCGCTTCCTGTAGCGTCGGCGGATATTTCGACCAGATGGTCGACGATGAACTGGGTCTGAACGGCATCGACCAGACCGTCATTCACGGCGCCTCGTTCGGACGCCCGCAGGTGACCCGTGTCAGTGATTGA
- a CDS encoding TOPRIM nucleotidyl transferase/hydrolase domain-containing protein → MAGQWVDVSTAILVEGASDRAAVLAAARILDVDLAAGGVAVVPMGGAMSVRRFAAELGRDAGLRLRGLCDAAEVRFFERAGLAVDAVFVCRPDLEAELLRALGHRRTEEVLEREGDLRLFRMFQQQPAQRVRSLDQQLHRFFGTTSGRKEHYGAVLTAELAAHELPAPLRGVIGAGQ, encoded by the coding sequence GTGGCCGGACAGTGGGTGGATGTCAGCACGGCGATCCTGGTCGAGGGCGCGAGCGACCGGGCGGCCGTGCTCGCCGCCGCGCGCATCCTCGACGTCGATCTGGCGGCCGGCGGAGTCGCGGTCGTGCCCATGGGCGGTGCGATGAGCGTGCGCCGGTTCGCCGCGGAGCTCGGCCGGGACGCCGGGCTGCGGCTGCGCGGGCTCTGCGACGCGGCGGAGGTGCGCTTCTTCGAGCGCGCCGGCCTGGCCGTCGACGCGGTGTTCGTGTGCCGGCCCGACCTCGAGGCCGAGCTGCTCCGCGCTCTCGGGCACCGGCGGACGGAGGAGGTGCTCGAGCGGGAGGGCGACCTCCGGCTGTTCCGGATGTTCCAGCAGCAGCCCGCCCAGCGCGTGCGGTCGCTCGACCAGCAGCTGCACCGCTTCTTCGGCACGACCTCCGGCCGCAAGGAGCACTACGGGGCCGTGCTCACGGCAGAGCTCGCCGCGCACGAGCTGCCCGCGCCACTCCGCGGTGTGATCGGAGCGGGCCAGTAG
- a CDS encoding AEC family transporter, protein MGGVLTGFGIIAFVILVGYIAGRMRIGGPTAPFVLNRIAFFVTNPALLFVTLAHADLRVVFSTQLLVAAIAAVASAAVFVALSRAFFRSPAPETTIGALGAGYVNANNIGIPVAVYVLGSASYVAPVLLLQLIVFAPIALTVLDTTSRGAMSVRSILTQPIRNPMIIASVLGILVDLSGIQLPDAVYQPFELLGGAAVPLVLMAFGMSLVGSKPLQAGTGRTPIVVAVALKSAVMPLLAFLVARFVFGLDGQALFAAVALAALPTAQNVYNFAARYERGMPVARDIVLFTTIFAVPSLLVIAALLAP, encoded by the coding sequence GTGGGCGGCGTACTGACCGGGTTCGGGATCATCGCCTTCGTGATCCTCGTCGGCTACATCGCCGGCCGGATGCGGATCGGCGGTCCGACCGCCCCGTTCGTGCTGAACCGGATCGCGTTCTTCGTGACGAATCCCGCTCTGCTGTTCGTCACGCTCGCGCACGCGGACCTGCGGGTCGTGTTCTCGACCCAGCTGCTCGTCGCCGCGATCGCGGCCGTCGCGTCGGCCGCCGTGTTCGTGGCGCTCTCCCGCGCGTTCTTCCGGTCGCCCGCGCCCGAGACGACCATCGGAGCGCTGGGCGCGGGATACGTCAACGCCAACAACATCGGCATCCCGGTCGCCGTCTACGTGCTGGGCAGTGCCTCGTACGTCGCGCCGGTCCTGCTCCTCCAGCTCATCGTGTTCGCACCGATCGCGCTCACCGTTCTCGACACCACCAGCCGCGGGGCGATGTCGGTGCGCTCGATCCTGACCCAGCCCATCCGCAACCCGATGATCATCGCGTCGGTGCTCGGCATCCTCGTCGACCTGAGCGGCATCCAGCTGCCGGATGCCGTGTACCAGCCGTTCGAGCTGCTGGGCGGCGCCGCGGTCCCGCTCGTGCTGATGGCGTTCGGGATGTCGCTGGTCGGCTCGAAGCCGCTGCAGGCGGGCACCGGCCGCACCCCGATCGTCGTGGCCGTCGCGCTCAAGTCGGCGGTGATGCCGCTGCTGGCCTTCCTGGTGGCCCGGTTCGTCTTCGGCCTCGACGGGCAGGCGCTGTTCGCGGCTGTCGCGCTCGCCGCGCTCCCCACCGCGCAGAACGTCTACAACTTCGCCGCGCGCTACGAGCGGGGGATGCCGGTCGCGCGCGACATCGTGCTGTTCACGACGATCTTCGCCGTGCCATCCCTGCTGGTGATCGCGGCGCTCCTGGCGCCCTGA
- a CDS encoding SRPBCC family protein: protein MAGTVVVERTARIQASRERLLPLLSRLPEWTKWSPWEDMDPDLKREYAGEPGAIGSTYTWSGNRKAGAGAMRVTAVDDGVGIHLDFTRPFRSSNELRFVLEPEGDATRVTWRMETPQKLYTRFVSLDKLVGGDFEKGLRNLKQVAEAA from the coding sequence ATGGCCGGAACCGTCGTCGTCGAACGCACCGCCCGCATCCAGGCGAGCAGGGAGAGGCTGCTGCCGCTGCTGTCCCGGCTTCCCGAGTGGACGAAGTGGTCGCCGTGGGAGGACATGGATCCGGACCTCAAGCGCGAGTACGCGGGCGAACCGGGCGCGATCGGGTCGACCTACACCTGGTCGGGCAACCGCAAGGCCGGCGCGGGGGCGATGCGCGTGACCGCCGTCGACGACGGCGTCGGCATCCACCTCGACTTCACCCGCCCCTTCCGCTCGTCGAACGAGCTGCGGTTCGTGCTCGAGCCGGAGGGCGACGCGACGCGGGTCACCTGGCGCATGGAGACCCCGCAGAAGCTCTATACGCGCTTCGTCAGCCTCGACAAGCTCGTCGGCGGCGACTTCGAGAAGGGTCTCCGCAATCTGAAGCAGGTGGCCGAGGCGGCGTGA
- a CDS encoding YcaO-like family protein yields the protein MTIEEGLISPDLGVISGVRQTRGRPGTISAPAVMMSMPKLATWTKSDAPDRPATGFGFSASRLIGSGTGEVVERYSAAIVPDDLPDISHDRRVDIERWIPFSDRQYARSGFPFIDPRTTEIKYVWAFDPVEGSSVGVPADLVYLRATGEEWCTISSNGLAAHRSAGAAARAAVFELIERDSFLRSWYGGLSHPVLEAGTLLAEADGRWGLSPSLLDLIRRVVRSAVSLTLVKMPAAGGLFGVLACARSSRIGLAVGCAAKPTMAEAVHSAIVEAVQTYNWALTMSPGTAASGIDSLESHIAFHSNPANAPASRFIDSGSRTNLATFLSGVPVSLEGAINRCHEAGWSIYLADVTSSDARKAGWHVIRALSPQAATLDVTEIHERQHRNLVTTAPHPFP from the coding sequence ATGACGATCGAGGAAGGGCTCATCTCGCCAGACCTCGGGGTCATCTCCGGGGTCCGGCAGACGCGGGGGCGACCGGGCACCATCTCCGCCCCTGCTGTCATGATGAGCATGCCGAAGCTCGCCACATGGACGAAGTCCGACGCGCCTGACCGCCCGGCTACTGGGTTCGGCTTCTCAGCATCCAGGTTGATCGGGTCCGGAACCGGTGAAGTCGTCGAACGGTACTCGGCGGCCATAGTGCCAGACGACTTGCCCGACATATCGCACGACCGTCGAGTGGACATTGAAAGATGGATTCCCTTTTCAGATCGGCAGTACGCCCGGTCCGGGTTTCCTTTCATCGACCCGAGAACAACGGAGATCAAGTATGTCTGGGCGTTCGATCCAGTCGAAGGTTCGAGCGTCGGAGTGCCCGCCGACCTCGTCTACCTCCGCGCCACCGGTGAGGAGTGGTGCACGATCAGTTCCAACGGACTCGCCGCGCATCGTTCTGCCGGCGCGGCCGCACGAGCCGCCGTCTTTGAGCTGATCGAACGCGACAGCTTTCTTCGTTCGTGGTACGGAGGGCTGAGCCATCCTGTGCTCGAAGCTGGAACCCTTCTCGCTGAGGCCGATGGCCGATGGGGGCTGTCGCCGTCGCTCCTCGACTTGATACGGCGAGTGGTTCGCTCTGCAGTTTCACTCACCCTCGTGAAGATGCCCGCAGCCGGCGGCCTCTTCGGAGTCTTGGCCTGCGCTCGCTCGTCACGTATCGGGCTCGCCGTTGGATGCGCAGCTAAGCCGACGATGGCCGAAGCGGTCCACTCAGCGATCGTCGAAGCGGTGCAAACCTACAACTGGGCACTCACTATGTCGCCTGGAACTGCCGCCTCCGGAATTGACTCACTCGAGTCTCACATTGCCTTTCATTCCAACCCAGCGAACGCTCCGGCCAGTCGATTCATCGACAGTGGAAGCCGGACAAACCTCGCGACGTTCTTGTCCGGCGTGCCGGTCAGTCTCGAAGGCGCGATCAACCGTTGTCATGAGGCGGGGTGGTCGATCTACCTGGCGGACGTGACCTCATCTGATGCGCGAAAGGCGGGCTGGCACGTCATTCGTGCTCTCAGCCCGCAGGCGGCAACCCTCGATGTGACAGAGATCCACGAGCGGCAGCATCGGAATCTCGTCACCACCGCTCCCCATCCGTTCCCCTGA
- a CDS encoding tetratricopeptide repeat protein, which translates to MPETTDPALLQRLKDLFDARDRDDMAPTITALRAVLAEHPSDPHVLYEVGGAYDTAGEEQTAAEYYERALDAGLEGDTLRRCLLQYGSTLRNLGRFDESLALLDRARELFPESESVLVWHALSLHAAGRSDGAVAELMELAADRIRTPDLLRYEAAIRGNADYLRSLDADH; encoded by the coding sequence GTGCCTGAGACGACCGACCCCGCGCTGCTGCAGCGACTCAAGGATCTGTTCGACGCCCGGGATCGCGACGATATGGCGCCGACGATCACCGCGCTGCGTGCCGTGCTGGCCGAGCATCCCTCCGATCCGCACGTGCTCTACGAAGTGGGCGGCGCGTACGACACCGCGGGCGAGGAGCAGACGGCGGCGGAATACTACGAGCGGGCCCTCGACGCCGGCCTTGAGGGCGACACGCTGCGGCGCTGCCTGCTCCAGTACGGAAGCACGCTCCGCAACCTGGGCCGCTTCGACGAGTCGCTCGCCCTGCTCGACCGTGCGCGCGAGCTGTTCCCGGAGTCGGAGTCCGTTCTCGTCTGGCACGCCCTCTCGCTGCATGCGGCCGGGCGCAGCGACGGCGCGGTCGCCGAGCTGATGGAGCTGGCCGCCGACCGCATCCGCACCCCGGATCTGCTGCGCTACGAGGCGGCCATCCGCGGCAACGCCGACTACCTGCGATCGCTCGACGCCGACCACTGA
- a CDS encoding ABC transporter permease has product MFGFVRISIVELIRLPSFLLPLAIFPTLLYVTIGLRQSGDRSLIMLGYCAFAILGTMMFQFGVGVATSRNEPWSIYVQTLPGRASERLAAMLISGVAFSATFCLPVIVTGLASSHTTLTLSPNVVLVAFALIFGAVSLGLLGLALGYWLPARGAVAIANIVYFPLSFAGGLFGPINDGMLATIHPWIPTGAWMDLLYAATFSVIAPVPLTILSLYAVLFGVAATVGYRRVERTVFA; this is encoded by the coding sequence ATGTTCGGCTTCGTCCGCATCAGTATCGTCGAACTCATCCGGCTGCCCTCGTTCCTTCTGCCGCTGGCGATCTTTCCCACACTGCTCTACGTGACCATCGGATTGCGACAATCCGGAGACCGGTCGCTCATCATGCTCGGCTACTGCGCTTTCGCCATTCTTGGCACGATGATGTTCCAGTTCGGCGTCGGTGTCGCCACCAGTCGAAACGAACCCTGGAGCATCTATGTACAGACGTTGCCGGGCAGAGCCTCGGAACGGCTTGCAGCCATGCTCATCTCCGGCGTGGCGTTCTCGGCGACCTTCTGTCTCCCCGTAATCGTCACCGGACTGGCCTCGTCGCACACAACGCTCACGCTCTCACCGAACGTCGTGCTCGTCGCCTTCGCGCTCATCTTCGGCGCGGTGTCGCTCGGCCTCCTGGGTCTCGCCCTCGGCTACTGGCTGCCGGCACGGGGCGCTGTGGCTATCGCGAACATCGTGTACTTCCCGCTCTCGTTCGCCGGCGGCCTCTTCGGCCCTATCAACGACGGCATGCTAGCGACGATCCACCCGTGGATTCCGACGGGCGCCTGGATGGACCTCCTGTATGCCGCCACTTTCAGTGTGATCGCGCCTGTTCCGCTCACCATCCTGAGCCTCTATGCCGTCCTCTTCGGCGTCGCAGCCACCGTGGGCTATCGCCGCGTAGAACGGACGGTGTTCGCGTGA
- a CDS encoding ABC transporter ATP-binding protein, with protein sequence MSVIEWNAVTKKFGRVQALDGFSLRVGAGVHCLLGANGAGKSTALSVLTGARRPDEGSVTVDGIVVRRGGMAARAVGSQPQSVSFPQTLKVREVVDFVGRHYPDRLSTTEVLAAVGLEHCADRLCGGLSGGETRRLGLACALVGRSRVVILDEPVAGLDRDGQELLHKLIRQRGEAGDVVIVSSHDLLEIESIADRLSLVAHGRVVATGSVDDIRGGLRWRRVEFDGDHDPTRAAVSQIDPNGTVEELRPGSGRPSRISVLTYDADAVARYVLETWSHPRINVREPSLAEAVDALASIGIER encoded by the coding sequence GTGTCAGTGATTGAGTGGAACGCCGTCACGAAGAAGTTCGGACGGGTCCAAGCCCTCGATGGTTTCTCTCTCCGCGTTGGCGCGGGAGTTCACTGCTTGCTTGGAGCAAACGGTGCGGGCAAGTCCACAGCGCTCTCTGTGCTCACGGGGGCGCGTCGGCCGGACGAAGGGTCAGTGACGGTCGATGGGATCGTCGTTCGTCGCGGCGGCATGGCGGCACGTGCCGTGGGAAGCCAGCCTCAGAGTGTTTCCTTCCCGCAGACACTCAAGGTTCGCGAGGTGGTTGATTTCGTGGGTCGCCATTACCCAGATCGGCTGTCGACAACGGAGGTGTTGGCCGCGGTCGGCCTGGAGCACTGTGCAGATCGATTGTGCGGTGGGCTCAGCGGTGGAGAAACGCGCAGATTGGGACTTGCGTGTGCGCTCGTCGGCCGATCTCGAGTGGTCATCCTCGACGAGCCGGTCGCCGGACTGGACCGCGACGGACAGGAGCTTCTGCACAAGCTGATTCGTCAACGCGGCGAGGCCGGCGACGTCGTCATCGTCAGCTCCCACGACCTTCTCGAAATCGAGTCGATCGCGGACCGGCTTTCGCTCGTCGCCCACGGGCGCGTGGTGGCAACGGGATCGGTCGATGACATCCGAGGCGGCCTCCGATGGCGACGTGTCGAGTTCGATGGCGACCACGATCCGACCCGCGCTGCGGTGTCGCAGATCGACCCGAATGGAACCGTCGAGGAGCTCCGTCCAGGATCCGGGCGTCCTTCGCGTATTTCGGTTCTGACCTACGACGCCGATGCCGTCGCACGGTACGTACTCGAAACCTGGTCGCACCCCAGGATCAACGTGCGAGAACCGTCGCTCGCCGAGGCCGTCGACGCGCTCGCTAGCATCGGAATCGAACGATGA
- a CDS encoding 5'-3' exonuclease, whose protein sequence is MLLDSASLYFRAFYGVPDTVKAPDGMPVNAVRGFLDIIAKLVTDYRPDALIACWDDDWRPRWRVDLIPSYKEHRVAHVVPGGVDVEETPEALVPQVPVIREVLDAVGIPIVGAAEHEADDVIGTLATTTAGPVDVVTGDRDLFQLVDDEREVRVIYTARGMSNLELVTGDVVLSKYGVRADQYADFAAMRGDTSDGLPGVAGVGEKTAAALLADYGDLAGIIAAAEDSSSGMKPAARARFAAASDYLAVAPRVVEVVRDLSLPTVDAGLPAPSPERRAALTPLSERWGLGGSLDRLLTALER, encoded by the coding sequence ATGCTGCTCGACAGCGCCTCCCTCTACTTCCGCGCGTTCTACGGCGTGCCCGACACGGTGAAAGCGCCCGACGGCATGCCGGTCAATGCGGTCCGCGGGTTCCTCGACATCATCGCCAAGCTGGTGACCGACTACCGGCCGGATGCGCTCATCGCCTGCTGGGACGACGACTGGCGTCCGCGCTGGCGCGTCGATCTCATCCCGAGCTACAAGGAACACCGGGTGGCGCATGTCGTTCCCGGCGGCGTCGACGTCGAAGAGACACCCGAGGCCCTCGTGCCGCAGGTCCCCGTCATCCGCGAGGTGCTGGATGCCGTCGGCATCCCGATCGTGGGGGCGGCCGAGCACGAGGCCGACGACGTGATCGGCACGCTGGCCACGACCACCGCAGGTCCCGTGGATGTGGTGACGGGCGACCGTGACCTGTTCCAGCTCGTGGATGACGAGCGCGAAGTCCGGGTGATCTATACCGCTCGCGGCATGAGCAACCTCGAACTCGTCACCGGCGACGTCGTCCTGAGCAAATACGGCGTGCGCGCCGACCAGTACGCCGACTTCGCGGCGATGCGCGGCGACACCTCGGACGGCCTTCCCGGCGTCGCGGGCGTCGGCGAGAAGACCGCGGCCGCCCTGCTCGCGGACTACGGGGACCTCGCCGGCATCATCGCGGCGGCGGAGGATTCCTCCAGCGGCATGAAGCCGGCTGCGCGTGCGCGGTTCGCCGCCGCTTCCGACTATCTGGCTGTCGCTCCGCGCGTCGTCGAGGTCGTCCGCGACCTGTCGCTGCCGACGGTGGACGCGGGTCTTCCCGCACCGTCTCCCGAACGGCGCGCCGCTCTGACGCCGCTCTCCGAGCGCTGGGGCCTCGGCGGTTCGCTCGACCGCCTGCTCACCGCGCTGGAGCGCTGA
- a CDS encoding aldo/keto reductase — protein MKTFTFPRTDITASNIVLGLMRISSLDDEQIRTLVRTARDEGITMFDHADIYGTERHGCERRFGDAGAIPAAERDQVVIQSKVGIRDGFFDFSREHILRSVDESLEALKTDYLDILLLHRPDTLVEPDEVALAFDELQSAGKVRAFGVSNQTPGQIELLQRSLSQPLIANQVQLSITHAPLIAQGVAANMAGLDQSISRDNGILDYARLHDIVLQAWSPFQKGFFDGVFLGDRENYAELNDVIDELAEKYDVTPTAIAVAWITRHPAGMQVVLGTTNDQRVRDSAAGSEIPLTRQEWYRLFTSAGHILP, from the coding sequence ATGAAGACGTTCACCTTCCCCCGAACCGACATCACCGCCTCCAACATCGTGCTCGGCCTGATGCGGATCTCGTCCCTCGACGACGAGCAGATCCGCACGCTCGTCCGCACCGCCCGCGACGAGGGCATCACCATGTTCGACCACGCCGACATCTACGGCACCGAGCGGCACGGCTGCGAGCGCCGGTTCGGCGACGCGGGTGCGATCCCGGCCGCCGAGCGCGACCAGGTCGTCATCCAGTCCAAGGTCGGAATCCGCGACGGTTTCTTCGACTTCTCGCGCGAGCACATCCTGCGCTCGGTGGACGAGTCGCTGGAGGCCCTGAAGACCGACTACCTCGACATCCTCCTGCTGCACCGCCCGGACACGCTGGTCGAGCCGGACGAGGTCGCTCTCGCCTTCGATGAGCTGCAGAGTGCGGGCAAGGTCCGGGCGTTCGGCGTCTCCAACCAGACGCCGGGTCAGATCGAGCTGCTGCAGCGGTCGCTGTCGCAGCCGCTCATCGCCAACCAGGTGCAGCTCAGCATCACCCACGCGCCGCTCATCGCGCAGGGCGTGGCCGCCAACATGGCGGGGCTCGACCAGTCGATCTCGCGCGACAACGGGATCCTCGACTACGCGCGCCTGCACGACATCGTGCTGCAGGCGTGGTCGCCGTTCCAGAAGGGCTTCTTCGACGGCGTCTTCCTCGGCGACCGCGAGAACTACGCCGAGCTCAACGACGTGATCGACGAGCTGGCGGAGAAGTACGACGTCACCCCGACGGCGATCGCGGTCGCCTGGATCACGCGGCACCCGGCCGGCATGCAGGTCGTGCTCGGAACGACCAACGACCAGCGCGTGCGCGACTCGGCGGCCGGATCGGAGATCCCGCTGACGCGCCAGGAGTGGTACCGGCTGTTCACGTCGGCGGGCCACATCCTGCCGTAG
- a CDS encoding TetR family transcriptional regulator, with protein sequence MTMTPDFHLAVDDFAQETALGRRPSTRSRYIVNALGRDFRVTDEMARIFLNQVERVAATDASALVVLRHEEGVELLLVTDDNSFSIRTA encoded by the coding sequence ATGACCATGACGCCAGATTTCCACCTCGCCGTCGACGACTTCGCCCAGGAGACGGCGCTGGGTCGCCGTCCCTCCACCCGGTCGAGGTACATCGTCAACGCTCTGGGCCGCGACTTCCGTGTCACGGACGAGATGGCCCGCATCTTCCTGAACCAGGTGGAGCGCGTTGCGGCGACCGACGCGTCGGCCCTGGTGGTGCTGCGTCACGAGGAGGGCGTCGAGCTCCTGCTGGTGACCGACGACAACTCGTTCTCGATCCGGACGGCGTGA